The Urocitellus parryii isolate mUroPar1 chromosome 6, mUroPar1.hap1, whole genome shotgun sequence genome includes a window with the following:
- the Rpp25 gene encoding ribonuclease P protein subunit p25, with product MENFRKVRSEEAPAGGGTEEGGPGSGPFADLAPGAVHMRVKEGSKIRNLMAFATASMAQPATRAIVFSGCGRATTKTVTCAEILKRRLAGLHQITRLRYRSVREVWQSLPPGPKPGQTPGEPAASLSVLKNVPSLAILLSKDALDPRQLGYQPPSPHPGPSSPPTAPTSKRSLGESTAEEGNAKRSQLEPGAADENRTA from the coding sequence ATGGAGAACTTCCGTAAGGTGCGCTCAGAAGAGGCGCCGGCGGGGGGTGGGACCGAGGAGGGTGGCCCGGGTTCAGGCCCGTTTGCCGATCTGGCACCCGGCGCTGTGCACATGCGGGTCAAGGAGGGCAGCAAGATCCGCAACCTGATGGCCTTCGCCACCGCCAGCATGGCGCAGCCAGCCACGCGCGCCATCGTCTTCAGCGGCTGCGGCCGGGCCACCACCAAGACCGTCACGTGCGCCGAGATCCTCAAGCGCCGCCTGGCGGGCTTGCACCAGATCACGCGGCTGCGCTACCGGAGCGTGCGCGAGGTGTGGCAGAGCCTCCCGCCTGGGCCCAAGCCGGGTCAGACCCCTGGCGAGCCCGCTGCCAGTCTCAGTGTACTTAAGAATGTGCCCAGCCTCGCCATCCTACTCTCCAAGGACGCACTGGATCCGCGGCAACTCGGCTACCAGCCCCCGAGCCCCCATCCTGGTCCTTCGTCTCCACCAACAGCTCCAACGTCCAAGAGGAGCCTAGGGGAGTCCACAGCTGAAGAAGGTAACGCGAAGCGGTCGCAGCTTGAGCCAGGGGCTGCGGACGAGAACAGAACTGCCTGA